In one window of Meiothermus sp. DNA:
- a CDS encoding ferredoxin yields MPHVIVEPCIGTKDKSCVEVCPVECIYDGGDQFYIHPDECIDCGACVPACPVSAIYPEEDVPEQWHDYIAKNRRLSGLE; encoded by the coding sequence ATGCCCCACGTAATTGTTGAACCCTGCATCGGCACCAAGGACAAGTCCTGTGTCGAAGTCTGCCCGGTGGAGTGCATCTACGACGGTGGAGACCAGTTCTACATCCACCCCGACGAATGCATTGACTGCGGCGCTTGTGTGCCGGCCTGCCCGGTCTCGGCCATCTACCCCGAAGAAGATGTGCCCGAGCAGTGGCATGACTACATCGCCAAAAACCGCAGGCTGTCGGGCCTCGAGTAA
- a CDS encoding [LysW]-lysine hydrolase: MSLDPVDFLKGALEIPSVSGQERTVAQYLAEGMKKLGYAKAWVDEADNARGQVGTGPMQVVLLGHIDTVPGMVPVRLEGDKLFGRGSVDAKGPFVTFVLAAAGLPEEVLRKLTIHVVGATEEEVPSSKGARYVVDKLKPDFVVIGEPSSWQGITLGYKGRLLVRVRREKDNFHSAHHEPNAAEELISYFVSIKAWAEAMNGGQGPFNQVQYNLRDFKIEHPDNRQLAEMKFDLRLPPRLSVEEAIRHLSAYAPPILDLDFSGREVPYVGPKDTPLTRALRLGIRQAGGEPVFKYKTGTSDMNIVAPHWKVPMVAYGPGDSTLDHTPNEHVEIPEFLKAIEALRAALTRLAK, encoded by the coding sequence ATGAGTCTAGACCCCGTTGATTTTCTAAAGGGCGCCCTCGAGATTCCCTCGGTCTCGGGGCAGGAACGCACGGTGGCCCAGTACCTGGCCGAAGGTATGAAAAAGCTGGGCTATGCCAAAGCCTGGGTAGACGAGGCCGACAATGCCCGGGGTCAGGTGGGCACGGGGCCGATGCAAGTGGTGCTGCTGGGCCACATCGACACCGTGCCGGGGATGGTGCCGGTGCGGCTCGAGGGCGACAAGCTCTTTGGCCGGGGTTCGGTGGACGCCAAAGGGCCTTTTGTGACCTTTGTGCTGGCCGCCGCCGGGCTTCCTGAAGAGGTCTTGCGAAAGCTCACCATCCACGTAGTCGGGGCCACCGAGGAGGAAGTGCCCAGCTCCAAAGGCGCCCGCTACGTGGTGGACAAGCTCAAGCCCGACTTTGTGGTGATTGGGGAGCCCTCGAGCTGGCAAGGCATCACCCTGGGCTACAAGGGCCGCCTGCTGGTGCGGGTGCGGCGCGAAAAGGACAACTTCCACTCCGCCCACCACGAGCCCAACGCCGCCGAGGAGCTGATCAGCTACTTTGTCAGCATCAAGGCCTGGGCCGAGGCCATGAACGGGGGCCAGGGGCCTTTCAACCAGGTGCAGTACAACTTGCGCGACTTCAAAATCGAGCACCCCGACAACCGCCAGCTGGCCGAGATGAAGTTTGACCTGCGCCTGCCCCCCCGGCTTTCGGTCGAGGAGGCCATCCGCCACCTTTCAGCCTATGCCCCGCCCATCCTGGATCTGGACTTCTCCGGGCGCGAGGTGCCCTATGTGGGCCCCAAGGACACCCCCCTCACCCGTGCCCTGCGGCTGGGTATCCGGCAGGCGGGCGGCGAGCCGGTGTTCAAATACAAAACTGGCACCTCCGACATGAACATCGTGGCCCCTCACTGGAAAGTGCCCATGGTGGCCTACGGGCCGGGCGACTCCACCCTCGACCACACCCCCAACGAGCATGTGGAAATCCCCGAGTTTTTGAAGGCCATCGAGGCTTTGCGAGCAGCCCTTACGCGGCTGGCGAAGTAG
- a CDS encoding tRNA (cytidine(34)-2'-O)-methyltransferase: MFKVVLYQPEIPQNAGNIARTCAATGAALHLVRPLGFQWNSPKLRRAGLDYWPALDYVLHDSWQAFLEALPQGSRVWAFSSKVPRLYTEVQYRPGDYLLFGPESRGLPPEVLGRFPSVTIPMPGQGGRSLNLAVAVGVGLYEALRQVGFGAEA; this comes from the coding sequence ATGTTCAAGGTAGTCCTCTACCAGCCCGAAATCCCGCAAAACGCCGGCAACATTGCCCGCACCTGTGCAGCCACGGGGGCCGCGCTGCACCTGGTGCGCCCGCTGGGTTTCCAGTGGAATAGCCCCAAGCTCAGGCGGGCCGGGCTGGATTACTGGCCCGCGCTCGACTACGTTCTGCACGACTCCTGGCAGGCTTTTCTGGAAGCTTTGCCCCAGGGCAGCCGGGTCTGGGCTTTTAGCAGCAAGGTGCCGCGGCTTTACACCGAGGTGCAGTACCGGCCGGGCGATTACCTGCTCTTTGGCCCGGAGAGCAGGGGCTTACCGCCGGAGGTGCTGGGGCGCTTTCCCAGCGTCACCATCCCTATGCCCGGCCAAGGCGGGCGCTCGCTCAACCTGGCCGTAGCGGTGGGGGTGGGGCTTTATGAAGCCCTGCGGCAGGTGGGTTTTGGAGCGGAAGCCTAA
- a CDS encoding diguanylate cyclase, giving the protein MAEGYPEIGLMLLATAVGLVLWWLAQGEPVWRWASLGMLAWGLQTGVGLLERTQGLEAPFTPSQALLLVAALAWSANLRQLKPTEPPRLTLALMPLLLAALAGTLYWVPSRFAEVVWLVDWLPMLFALPLLEAALRGRASEARLVWGLGLLLKAGGSLALGWLDGAAGFVYVAWALGYILIGWGGYLEAKDERIGKVLLGFIPTALLCCLVLLGIGLGQANHAFGPLILAGWGYAVLLALGGIGLVIYQRISNAERQLELWINLLETLSSKSQSTQHLIPEGVLQSVLHGLKPLYGNLVGLEVRSDVTVRAGQSGPYVHTFELALEHPAEGRLYFSGPPRDERGLEALAPLLTERLRLSLTLNEWRSKAYTDPLTGLLNRRGFERQMQRLIRLAGERGKPLTLALLDIDHFKRVNDTYGHPLGDEVLKQLAELLRKASRSDDLAVRLGGEEFSLVLFGADLEDAYRVLERIRAEVRALRINPIGWNLSISGGLAGGEIPPSMATVQRWLEQADQALYEAKQAGRDRVYPLPTSTLVLQDLLEQ; this is encoded by the coding sequence ATGGCTGAGGGGTATCCCGAAATTGGGCTGATGCTGCTGGCAACTGCTGTCGGCCTGGTGCTGTGGTGGCTGGCCCAAGGTGAGCCGGTATGGCGCTGGGCCAGTTTGGGGATGCTGGCCTGGGGGCTTCAGACCGGGGTTGGGCTGCTCGAGCGCACCCAGGGCCTCGAGGCCCCCTTCACACCCTCCCAGGCGCTGCTGCTTGTTGCAGCCCTGGCCTGGAGCGCCAACCTGCGTCAGCTAAAGCCCACCGAGCCGCCCCGCCTGACCCTGGCCCTGATGCCCCTTCTGCTGGCAGCGTTGGCTGGAACGCTTTACTGGGTGCCCTCGCGTTTTGCTGAGGTCGTCTGGCTGGTCGATTGGCTACCGATGCTCTTTGCGCTGCCCTTACTGGAGGCTGCCCTGCGGGGGCGGGCCAGCGAGGCCCGGCTGGTATGGGGCTTGGGGCTGCTGCTCAAGGCAGGGGGTAGCCTGGCCCTGGGGTGGTTGGACGGGGCAGCGGGGTTTGTGTATGTTGCCTGGGCCCTGGGCTACATCCTGATCGGCTGGGGAGGCTACCTCGAGGCCAAAGACGAGCGTATCGGTAAGGTTTTGTTGGGGTTTATCCCGACCGCCCTGCTTTGCTGCCTGGTGCTGCTGGGCATAGGGCTGGGCCAGGCCAACCATGCCTTTGGGCCGCTCATCCTGGCCGGGTGGGGATATGCAGTTTTGCTGGCCCTGGGCGGGATTGGACTGGTCATCTACCAGCGCATCAGCAACGCTGAGCGCCAGCTGGAGTTGTGGATCAACTTGCTCGAGACCCTCTCCAGCAAAAGTCAGTCTACCCAACACCTGATTCCCGAAGGGGTTTTACAAAGCGTTCTACACGGCCTGAAGCCGCTTTATGGCAACCTGGTGGGGCTGGAGGTACGTTCGGATGTGACCGTCCGGGCAGGCCAGAGCGGCCCTTACGTGCATACCTTTGAGCTGGCCCTCGAGCACCCCGCCGAAGGTCGGCTCTACTTTTCCGGCCCCCCCAGGGACGAGCGGGGGCTGGAAGCCCTGGCTCCTTTGCTCACCGAGCGACTGCGGCTCTCCCTGACCCTCAACGAATGGCGCAGCAAAGCCTACACCGACCCCCTCACCGGCCTCTTGAACCGCCGGGGATTTGAGCGCCAGATGCAGCGGCTGATTCGCCTGGCGGGCGAGCGGGGCAAGCCCCTAACCCTAGCCCTGCTGGACATAGACCACTTCAAGCGGGTCAACGACACCTATGGTCACCCGTTGGGCGACGAGGTGCTCAAACAACTGGCCGAGTTGCTGCGCAAGGCAAGCCGGAGCGACGACCTGGCCGTGCGGCTGGGGGGTGAAGAGTTTAGTCTGGTGTTGTTTGGGGCCGACCTCGAGGATGCCTACCGTGTGTTGGAGCGCATCCGGGCCGAGGTGCGGGCCTTGCGCATTAACCCAATTGGCTGGAACCTGAGCATCTCGGGCGGTTTGGCCGGTGGGGAGATTCCTCCCTCGATGGCCACCGTGCAGCGCTGGCTCGAGCAAGCCGACCAGGCGCTTTACGAGGCCAAGCAAGCGGGCCGAGACCGGGTCTATCCCCTTCCCACCTCTACCCTGGTGTTGCAGGATTTGCTCGAGCAATAG
- a CDS encoding DUF58 domain-containing protein gives MGKTAEAHLQVVLQTWIPLYVRLEGEGSAPLGVLPWGGRALVWGNWRLDKVINLLARRRGEHALPGVRMYLRDVLGVLEREVPLNPAQASVVVYPQVYPVLLPDLKRILLADGQPAAGGLEDATRFVGVRAYSPGDPLRHLHWKATARHGRPMLREFERVRSSAVWLHLDLQGTGKSGAVYLEHACSLAASLIRAAAEEGLAVGLSLGKKTLPAGYGSVHEQRLLAELGRAHPQVDAMPVPEPGPGVNLILLTMLASGKVLEGALRASARASQVHLVALPEGFFLWPGEKGRRVFGLSDGVQRLLQKRAHLVAEGVQVRILRGDQSVLGLGG, from the coding sequence ATGGGGAAAACGGCCGAAGCCCATCTCCAGGTTGTGCTTCAGACCTGGATTCCCCTATACGTGAGGCTGGAAGGAGAAGGTTCGGCCCCGTTGGGGGTGCTGCCCTGGGGCGGACGGGCCTTGGTGTGGGGCAACTGGCGATTAGACAAAGTTATTAACCTGCTGGCCCGGCGTCGAGGTGAGCATGCTTTACCGGGCGTGCGGATGTACCTGCGTGATGTGCTGGGCGTGCTCGAGCGAGAAGTGCCCCTCAACCCAGCACAGGCCTCGGTGGTGGTTTACCCCCAGGTATACCCGGTGCTCCTACCAGACCTCAAGCGCATCCTCTTGGCCGATGGGCAACCTGCCGCGGGGGGCCTGGAGGATGCCACCCGGTTTGTGGGGGTGCGTGCGTACTCCCCTGGTGACCCCCTGCGACACCTCCACTGGAAGGCTACCGCCCGCCATGGCCGGCCAATGCTAAGGGAGTTTGAGCGGGTAAGGAGCAGCGCGGTCTGGCTACACCTGGACTTACAGGGAACCGGCAAGTCTGGGGCGGTTTACCTCGAGCACGCCTGTAGTCTGGCCGCCAGCCTGATACGCGCTGCGGCCGAAGAGGGGCTGGCGGTAGGTCTATCGTTGGGCAAAAAGACCTTACCTGCGGGCTATGGATCCGTGCACGAGCAGCGGCTGCTCGCCGAGCTGGGCCGTGCCCACCCTCAGGTTGACGCTATGCCGGTACCCGAGCCTGGCCCCGGCGTCAACCTGATTCTCCTAACCATGCTGGCCTCCGGGAAGGTTCTGGAGGGCGCATTACGGGCCAGCGCCCGGGCATCCCAGGTACACCTGGTGGCTTTGCCCGAGGGGTTTTTTCTATGGCCAGGGGAAAAAGGAAGGCGGGTATTTGGTTTAAGCGACGGGGTGCAGCGACTGCTGCAAAAGAGAGCTCATCTGGTGGCCGAGGGTGTGCAGGTGCGCATTTTGCGCGGTGACCAGAGTGTTTTAGGGCTTGGAGGCTAG
- a CDS encoding MoxR family ATPase produces the protein MIAAWCERIERQVAQVIVGKAEVIRQALAALLSGGHLLLEDVPGTGKTSLARALARSLGLAYRRVQMTPDLLPSDLTGVYIYHNGEFRFRPGPIFTGVLLADELNRATPKTQSALLEAMQEGQVTLEGQTHLLPRPFWVIATQNPIEQEGTYRLPEAQLDRFICRLSLRYPEPQAELEMLRRLRDANPEEALEPLTQAEEILHLQREVRQVHIEPDLEEYLMAIVHATRQSPQVLLGASPRAALALQRFAQALAALAGRDFVLPDDLQSAVVPVLAHRLLLRYEARLEGVRAERILEEILQSLPVPVEA, from the coding sequence ATGATTGCTGCGTGGTGCGAGCGCATCGAACGACAGGTAGCGCAGGTGATTGTCGGAAAGGCCGAGGTGATTCGGCAGGCCTTGGCCGCGTTGTTATCGGGTGGACACTTGTTGCTGGAGGATGTGCCGGGAACAGGCAAAACCTCCCTGGCCCGGGCGTTGGCCCGCAGCCTGGGCTTGGCCTACCGGCGGGTGCAGATGACCCCCGACCTGCTCCCCAGCGACCTTACCGGGGTCTACATCTATCACAACGGTGAGTTTCGCTTTCGGCCCGGGCCCATCTTCACCGGGGTGCTGTTGGCTGACGAGCTTAATCGGGCCACCCCAAAAACCCAGTCGGCCCTGCTGGAAGCCATGCAGGAAGGGCAGGTAACGCTGGAAGGCCAAACCCACCTGCTGCCCCGACCCTTCTGGGTGATCGCCACCCAAAACCCCATCGAGCAAGAAGGTACCTATCGCCTTCCTGAGGCCCAGCTCGACCGCTTCATCTGCCGCTTGAGCTTGCGCTACCCCGAGCCTCAGGCTGAACTCGAGATGCTACGCCGGCTGCGGGACGCAAACCCCGAGGAAGCCCTAGAACCCCTTACCCAGGCTGAAGAGATTTTGCACCTACAAAGAGAAGTACGGCAGGTGCACATTGAGCCCGACCTCGAGGAGTACCTCATGGCCATTGTCCACGCCACCCGGCAGTCGCCCCAGGTGCTACTCGGGGCAAGCCCCAGGGCTGCCCTGGCTTTACAGCGCTTTGCTCAGGCTTTGGCGGCCCTGGCCGGACGCGACTTTGTATTACCGGACGACCTGCAAAGTGCGGTTGTGCCGGTGCTGGCGCACCGTCTGCTGCTGCGCTACGAGGCAAGGCTCGAGGGGGTTCGGGCAGAGCGAATATTGGAGGAAATTTTGCAAAGCCTCCCGGTACCGGTAGAGGCTTGA
- a CDS encoding DUF4129 domain-containing protein, translating into MFVLLWRSRYRDGFLWFSALPGLLHFTGSPASWELAWVHCFQTTLVLWVFGTIAGTTQRNMRWAMWPGLGLLALLPSGGLLGWLLVLHLLYGLVRELALTQSLGRPFWLRPAGLVALALVCAAVGVGFGSLSVGPPSSSSSPALVQPMPTAPAGDVLQAPGPSAPPVRWVRPASSALEPWLPRLDQVLNGLQMTLLLVLALVLILVFWGHRAKRRASGGSFLLPVLAVTLTWVVLLAGLRGGEGLGGFTLPTGLEGLGLEAQEWLDRPVPPGFTETGYLLATLMAGLGFLMLMGLLYLAWRLQQTEAGQPKPLHPHADAATPYVPLQDPIREAYRRFEQQMGRQGWPRPPFASPGRYVDGLTRERPEDKVSLQRLLELYQQVRYGGRRLAKYGDEATGLAEELPRRFSPS; encoded by the coding sequence ATGTTCGTCCTGTTGTGGCGCAGCCGTTACCGCGATGGCTTTTTATGGTTTTCGGCCCTCCCGGGCTTGCTGCATTTTACGGGTTCTCCGGCCTCCTGGGAGCTAGCCTGGGTGCACTGCTTCCAAACCACCCTGGTGCTGTGGGTTTTTGGCACAATTGCTGGAACCACACAAAGGAACATGCGCTGGGCGATGTGGCCAGGGCTGGGGCTGCTGGCGCTGCTTCCCTCCGGCGGGTTGCTGGGCTGGCTGCTGGTGCTGCACCTTTTGTATGGGCTGGTGCGTGAATTGGCCCTGACGCAGAGCCTGGGGCGTCCGTTCTGGCTGAGGCCTGCGGGGTTGGTTGCATTGGCGTTGGTGTGCGCCGCGGTTGGGGTGGGATTTGGGAGTCTGAGCGTGGGACCACCTTCGTCGAGCTCGAGCCCAGCGCTGGTTCAGCCAATGCCGACTGCTCCTGCAGGTGACGTGCTCCAGGCCCCTGGCCCGTCCGCGCCCCCGGTGCGCTGGGTGCGGCCCGCAAGCTCGGCCCTCGAGCCCTGGCTTCCTCGGTTGGATCAAGTTTTGAATGGGTTGCAGATGACGTTGTTGCTGGTGCTGGCCCTGGTGCTGATCTTGGTTTTTTGGGGGCATCGGGCTAAGCGCCGTGCGAGCGGCGGCTCCTTCTTGCTACCGGTGCTGGCAGTGACCCTCACCTGGGTTGTGCTGCTGGCGGGGTTGCGAGGCGGAGAGGGTCTGGGGGGTTTTACCCTTCCCACGGGGCTCGAGGGCTTAGGCTTGGAAGCGCAGGAGTGGTTAGATCGCCCGGTACCACCCGGCTTCACCGAGACAGGCTATCTGCTGGCAACTCTGATGGCTGGCTTGGGGTTCTTGATGCTAATGGGACTCCTCTACCTCGCCTGGCGGTTGCAGCAAACCGAAGCCGGCCAGCCCAAGCCCCTTCACCCGCACGCCGATGCCGCTACACCCTATGTGCCCTTGCAAGACCCCATTCGCGAGGCCTACCGCCGCTTCGAGCAGCAAATGGGGCGCCAGGGCTGGCCTCGGCCACCCTTTGCGAGCCCAGGCCGTTACGTAGATGGACTCACCAGAGAGCGGCCCGAGGATAAGGTCTCCCTGCAACGGCTCTTGGAGCTCTACCAACAGGTGCGCTACGGCGGGCGACGGCTTGCAAAGTACGGCGACGAAGCCACGGGTTTGGCCGAAGAACTACCTCGGAGGTTCTCCCCCTCATGA
- a CDS encoding metal-sensitive transcriptional regulator: protein MPTASAPTPNAPFDPSEKTRIIHRLRRLEGQVRGLQKMVEEDRECRDILTLLSGVRSALESVGEEILEAYLARCQADLEPPAPAQLVEMVRLLRK, encoded by the coding sequence TTGCCCACTGCCTCCGCACCCACCCCAAACGCTCCCTTCGACCCCAGCGAAAAGACCCGGATTATCCACCGCTTGCGCCGCCTGGAAGGCCAGGTGCGCGGTTTGCAGAAGATGGTGGAAGAAGATCGGGAATGCCGCGATATTCTAACCCTGTTGAGTGGGGTCAGGAGTGCGCTGGAATCGGTAGGGGAGGAGATACTGGAAGCCTACCTGGCCCGCTGCCAGGCCGACCTCGAGCCCCCCGCGCCTGCCCAACTGGTGGAGATGGTGCGGCTTTTACGAAAATAG
- a CDS encoding rhodanese-like domain-containing protein encodes MRIAPLMLLALFSWGLAQPRIVTVDDLKAALANPKVLVIDVRTPQEFAQGHVKGAINWPLQEIERWWSRVPKDRPVYIHCNTQNRSAVAVQYLMGKGYQNLNLVNGGIQAWMSRKYPITR; translated from the coding sequence ATGAGGATAGCCCCCCTCATGCTGCTGGCCCTATTCTCCTGGGGTCTGGCCCAGCCCAGAATCGTCACGGTAGACGACCTGAAGGCGGCCCTTGCTAACCCCAAGGTGCTGGTAATTGATGTGCGCACCCCCCAGGAGTTTGCCCAGGGACACGTCAAAGGCGCGATCAACTGGCCCTTGCAAGAGATTGAGCGCTGGTGGAGCCGGGTGCCCAAGGATCGCCCGGTCTACATCCACTGCAACACCCAGAACCGCAGCGCCGTAGCGGTGCAGTACCTGATGGGCAAGGGCTACCAGAACCTCAACCTGGTGAATGGGGGAATTCAGGCCTGGATGTCGCGCAAATACCCCATTACCCGCTAA
- a CDS encoding thioredoxin family protein, with amino-acid sequence MFLDEKIQAQVREMLAPIQNPVELVVFTTSGIELPGQEVGLQDETLGLLKEVVALNPNLSLEQRSLHADPEAQALGLSYAPTILLREKGSQRSNIRFLGLPAGYEFSTLIETLLMLGTGETKLGEKSQADLQKVTSPVRMQAFVTPTCPYCPQAVLATYKLAYHNPNVIAEGVEASEFPQLSRRYSISGVPDTIISGATQQRILGGQPDRVFVEAAIKASAGVVA; translated from the coding sequence ATGTTCTTAGACGAGAAAATTCAAGCCCAGGTGCGTGAAATGCTGGCCCCTATTCAAAACCCGGTGGAGCTGGTGGTGTTTACTACCTCGGGTATCGAACTTCCCGGGCAGGAAGTGGGCCTTCAGGATGAGACCCTGGGCTTGCTAAAGGAAGTTGTCGCTTTGAACCCCAATCTCAGCCTCGAGCAGCGCTCCTTGCACGCCGACCCCGAGGCGCAGGCCCTGGGCCTGAGCTATGCGCCTACCATCCTGCTGCGCGAAAAAGGTTCACAGCGCAGCAACATTCGCTTTTTGGGGCTGCCGGCCGGCTACGAGTTCAGCACCCTTATCGAGACCCTGCTGATGCTGGGCACCGGCGAGACCAAGCTGGGCGAAAAGTCGCAGGCCGACCTGCAAAAAGTGACCTCGCCGGTGCGCATGCAGGCCTTCGTGACCCCCACCTGCCCCTACTGCCCCCAGGCCGTGCTCGCGACCTACAAGCTGGCCTATCACAACCCCAACGTTATCGCCGAAGGGGTGGAGGCCAGCGAGTTTCCCCAGCTTTCCAGGCGCTACAGCATCTCCGGGGTGCCCGATACCATCATCAGCGGGGCTACCCAGCAGCGCATCCTGGGTGGGCAGCCCGACCGGGTGTTTGTGGAGGCGGCCATCAAAGCCAGCGCTGGGGTGGTGGCATGA